Proteins encoded within one genomic window of Amycolatopsis sp. 2-15:
- a CDS encoding CapA family protein, whose protein sequence is MYRLAVTGDVIMNTRVSVCREPEVVAALDVLRGADVTHARLEIPLHDFGAADVFPAAEGALSWMRGPTAIADELRALGVDLVSTASNHALDYSYGGLRSTIEALDARGLSHAGTGADLATARAPAFADTAAGRVALVSATSSFPSFARAGAARTDAVGRPGVNPLRYLDVVGPATAERLCAVMGELGLWIVRDGDEFVVHPPGLHNSIRRFRVVAGQEISSTVCDPDDLTGNLESLRHAASVADFVLAHLHVQAWDGADGRMSSTPAFAREYAHAAVEAGAALVLVQGSHAPMRGIEMYQGVPVLYDPGPLFRLGRREPQPHDFYTRWGNDPRVRSFDAGLLDAFGARDTTISGKTVLSPLEGNDHRPGFVLPVCEVDSATHRVRAIDLHPMTWSRASRASTGFPAVASGSSGRAVLDRMAELSEPHGTKITVDGGIGRMEL, encoded by the coding sequence ATGTACCGGCTCGCGGTCACTGGCGACGTCATCATGAACACGCGCGTGTCGGTGTGCCGAGAGCCGGAGGTCGTCGCGGCCCTCGACGTGTTGCGAGGCGCGGACGTCACGCACGCGCGCCTGGAGATCCCGCTGCACGACTTCGGTGCGGCGGACGTGTTCCCCGCCGCGGAAGGCGCGCTCAGCTGGATGCGCGGGCCGACGGCGATCGCGGACGAGTTGCGGGCGCTGGGCGTGGATCTCGTCTCCACGGCGTCGAATCACGCGCTCGACTACTCCTACGGCGGGCTGCGCTCCACGATCGAGGCGCTCGACGCACGCGGGCTCTCGCATGCCGGTACCGGCGCGGATCTCGCCACCGCGCGCGCACCCGCGTTCGCCGACACCGCCGCGGGACGCGTCGCGCTCGTGTCGGCGACCTCGTCGTTCCCCTCGTTCGCGCGGGCGGGCGCGGCAAGGACCGACGCGGTCGGGCGCCCGGGCGTGAACCCGTTGCGCTATCTCGATGTCGTCGGCCCGGCGACCGCCGAACGGTTGTGCGCTGTCATGGGTGAGCTGGGCCTCTGGATCGTCCGTGACGGCGACGAGTTCGTCGTGCACCCGCCCGGCCTGCACAACTCCATCCGGCGGTTCCGGGTCGTGGCCGGCCAGGAGATCTCGTCCACGGTGTGCGATCCCGACGATCTCACCGGCAACCTCGAGTCGCTTCGTCACGCGGCTTCGGTCGCGGATTTCGTCCTGGCGCACCTGCATGTCCAGGCCTGGGACGGTGCGGACGGGCGGATGTCGAGCACACCGGCGTTCGCTCGCGAATACGCCCACGCCGCCGTGGAGGCGGGGGCCGCGCTCGTCCTCGTCCAGGGTTCGCACGCGCCGATGCGCGGGATCGAGATGTACCAAGGCGTGCCGGTGCTCTACGACCCCGGCCCGCTGTTCCGGCTGGGCCGCCGCGAACCGCAGCCGCACGACTTCTACACCCGCTGGGGCAATGATCCCCGCGTCCGATCGTTCGACGCCGGACTGCTCGACGCATTCGGCGCGCGAGACACCACCATCAGCGGCAAGACCGTGCTCAGCCCGCTCGAGGGAAACGACCACCGGCCAGGGTTCGTCCTGCCGGTCTGCGAGGTCGACTCCGCCACGCACCGGGTGAGGGCGATCGACCTGCACCCGATGACGTGGAGCCGCGCGAGCCGAGCCTCGACGGGCTTCCCGGCCGTGGCGAGCGGGTCGAGCGGTCGTGCGGTGCTGGACCGGATGGCGGAGCTGAGCGAACCGCACGGAACGAAGATCACCGTCGACGGCGGGATCGGACGGATGGAGTTGTGA
- a CDS encoding ABC transporter permease — MLLLVPLAATALTDLMPGDPAVAILGDRARPQDIAAVNQQLGLDRPLIVRYFDWLGHALGGDLGKSIGSRVPVWQEITQRLPVTFQLAVMALVCAVVVAVPLSIYTASHPGPFDRIATGVSAGVMSVPPFVVAVVLTYFATTTGVFPPLGWVPVSQDAYENLRHAVLPALVLAVAEIPVFHRLLRADIVATLQENFILNARARGLPRWYILFRHALRPSLFSILTVAGISFGRLLGGTIIVETIFSLPGLGALAAQSIYSKDIPTIQGIVVFVALLYIVINLLVDLAFGILDPRVAAGSRA, encoded by the coding sequence GTGCTCCTTCTCGTTCCGCTGGCGGCGACCGCGCTGACCGACCTCATGCCCGGCGACCCGGCGGTCGCGATTCTCGGGGACCGGGCGAGGCCGCAGGACATCGCCGCGGTCAACCAGCAGCTCGGGCTCGACCGGCCGCTGATCGTCCGCTACTTCGACTGGCTCGGGCACGCGCTCGGCGGTGACCTCGGCAAGTCAATCGGCAGCCGCGTTCCGGTGTGGCAGGAGATCACCCAACGGCTGCCGGTGACCTTTCAGCTGGCGGTCATGGCCCTGGTGTGCGCGGTGGTGGTCGCCGTTCCGCTGTCGATCTACACCGCGTCGCACCCGGGCCCGTTCGACCGGATCGCGACCGGAGTCTCCGCCGGAGTGATGTCCGTCCCGCCGTTCGTGGTCGCGGTCGTGCTGACCTACTTCGCCACCACGACGGGTGTTTTTCCGCCCCTCGGCTGGGTTCCGGTGTCGCAGGACGCGTACGAGAACCTGCGGCATGCCGTGCTGCCCGCGCTGGTGCTGGCTGTCGCCGAGATCCCGGTCTTCCACCGCCTGCTGCGTGCCGACATCGTGGCGACGTTGCAGGAGAACTTCATCCTCAATGCGCGGGCACGCGGTCTGCCCCGCTGGTACATCCTGTTCCGGCACGCCCTGCGGCCGTCGCTGTTCTCGATTCTCACCGTGGCCGGGATTTCCTTCGGCCGGCTGCTGGGCGGCACGATCATCGTCGAGACCATCTTCTCGCTACCGGGACTCGGCGCACTCGCCGCGCAGTCGATCTACAGCAAGGACATCCCCACGATTCAAGGCATCGTGGTTTTCGTCGCGTTGCTCTACATCGTCATCAACCTGCTGGTCGATCTCGCTTTCGGCATCCTCGACCCGCGTGTCGCAGCCGGGAGCCGGGCATGA
- a CDS encoding ABC transporter permease, translating into MTRSEKSIVALSVPSVEAATTAPDRVRRQRKRRPRAILVLASFWLGIVLFFAIFAGVLPLASVATPVGDSGQLPSLGGQLLGTDVLGRSILSRLAFGGRISLAVGVIATLAGLAVGCLLGLIAAYFKGVVGTVVDILANTVLAIPPLVFLLAIAAAVRPSLPTLVFSLALLNIPTFARLAKANALAVMTREYVLAAHAMGASHRRVLFREVLPGLLPPVLAYAVVVMASMIVAEGSLSFLGLGVPPPTPSWGGMIAGAKSDIAFSPWPVFAPCLAIFLTVFALNVVGDGLQRRFVLKDSAL; encoded by the coding sequence ATGACGAGATCAGAGAAAAGCATTGTCGCCTTGTCGGTTCCTTCGGTGGAGGCGGCCACCACCGCGCCGGACCGGGTGCGACGCCAACGCAAGCGGCGTCCGCGAGCCATCCTCGTGCTGGCGTCGTTCTGGCTGGGCATCGTCTTGTTCTTCGCGATCTTCGCCGGCGTCCTTCCACTGGCCAGCGTCGCGACGCCCGTGGGCGACAGTGGACAGCTCCCGAGCCTGGGCGGGCAACTGCTCGGCACCGACGTCCTCGGCAGGAGCATCCTGTCCCGGCTGGCCTTCGGTGGCCGGATTTCGCTCGCCGTCGGCGTGATCGCGACGCTCGCAGGGCTCGCCGTGGGCTGCCTGCTCGGCCTGATCGCGGCCTACTTCAAAGGCGTTGTCGGCACCGTGGTCGACATTCTCGCGAACACCGTGCTCGCAATTCCGCCCCTGGTGTTCCTACTCGCCATCGCGGCGGCGGTCAGGCCGAGCCTGCCGACGCTGGTGTTCAGCCTGGCATTGCTCAACATCCCGACGTTCGCGCGGCTGGCGAAGGCCAACGCGCTCGCCGTGATGACACGGGAGTACGTACTTGCCGCGCACGCGATGGGCGCGAGCCACCGCCGGGTGCTGTTCCGCGAGGTCCTTCCCGGGCTGCTCCCGCCGGTACTGGCCTACGCGGTGGTCGTGATGGCGTCGATGATCGTCGCCGAAGGATCACTGAGCTTCCTCGGGCTTGGCGTACCGCCTCCAACGCCGAGCTGGGGAGGAATGATCGCGGGGGCGAAGAGCGATATCGCGTTCTCCCCGTGGCCGGTGTTTGCGCCGTGCCTCGCGATATTCCTCACCGTCTTCGCACTGAATGTCGTGGGCGACGGGCTGCAACGCCGGTTCGTGCTCAAGGACTCCGCGCTGTAG
- a CDS encoding ABC transporter substrate-binding protein — MSRASAAVRVLAGIAVGVVSAASITACAPSAGTGGNGPTGVAANGGSMTFVAQYETTTMDPLITYVQSTNDTFRTQAIFDLLAYTDTTGKVVPRIAESITPNAGKTEWTIKIRPGVKFSDGTSYDAAAVKFTIDRDAVEANHSTQYTAAKDLKTTVIDPLTLKVTLPSPNAQFDQVVSQSFSLVPSPTAVQKEGKDFGQHPVGAGPFVLQEWVKGDHMSFARNPQYWQRGLPHLDSVTLKVVEDPQQATNVLLSGEAQLFEVQHTSTLAAGEKAGLQSVKTAVNGGDGLFFNTRRAPFDDRRARQAVAYALDLSELAKVVYHGLVQPPKNLFATDSPYYDSKYDYPAPDKAKAQQLFDQLAVESKRVDFTYVTTSGAEDVKLAQFVQSRLATFRNVTMNIDTQSGAERIQSYRQSNFQMTTGATFFLNPYPVTQSTFATGGVLNYPLYSNPDVDAALADAVTTTEENRRKRDYETFLQHYAHDLPTLPTQATELGVLFTDKVTGVQTFELGCTPFWDQIGYKR, encoded by the coding sequence ATGAGCAGAGCTTCGGCAGCAGTTCGTGTGCTCGCGGGAATCGCCGTCGGTGTCGTTTCGGCCGCGAGCATCACCGCGTGCGCCCCGTCCGCTGGAACGGGCGGGAACGGCCCCACCGGCGTCGCTGCGAACGGCGGTTCCATGACGTTCGTCGCGCAGTACGAGACGACCACCATGGACCCGCTCATCACCTACGTGCAGTCGACCAACGACACCTTCCGCACCCAAGCGATCTTCGACCTGCTCGCCTACACGGACACGACCGGCAAGGTGGTGCCCCGCATCGCGGAGAGTATTACGCCGAATGCCGGCAAGACGGAGTGGACGATCAAGATCCGCCCCGGGGTGAAGTTCAGCGACGGCACGTCTTACGACGCGGCGGCGGTGAAGTTCACCATCGACCGTGACGCGGTCGAGGCGAACCACTCGACGCAGTACACCGCGGCGAAGGACCTCAAGACCACTGTGATCGATCCGCTGACCCTGAAGGTCACGCTGCCTTCGCCCAACGCGCAGTTCGACCAGGTCGTCTCCCAGAGCTTCTCGCTCGTGCCCTCACCGACCGCGGTGCAGAAGGAGGGCAAGGACTTCGGCCAGCACCCGGTGGGCGCCGGCCCGTTCGTCCTTCAGGAATGGGTCAAGGGCGACCACATGAGCTTCGCGCGCAACCCCCAATACTGGCAACGGGGTTTGCCGCATCTCGACTCGGTGACGCTGAAGGTCGTCGAGGACCCGCAGCAGGCCACGAACGTGCTGTTGTCCGGTGAGGCGCAGCTGTTCGAGGTGCAGCACACGAGCACGCTCGCCGCCGGCGAGAAGGCGGGCCTGCAGTCCGTGAAGACGGCGGTCAACGGTGGTGACGGGCTGTTCTTCAACACCCGGCGGGCGCCGTTCGACGACCGGCGCGCTCGGCAGGCCGTGGCCTACGCGCTGGATCTGAGCGAGCTGGCCAAGGTTGTCTACCACGGTCTCGTGCAGCCGCCGAAGAACCTGTTCGCCACCGATTCTCCCTATTACGACTCGAAGTACGACTACCCGGCGCCGGACAAGGCCAAGGCGCAGCAGCTGTTCGATCAGCTCGCGGTGGAGAGCAAGCGGGTCGACTTCACTTACGTCACGACGTCGGGTGCCGAGGACGTCAAGCTGGCCCAGTTCGTCCAGAGCAGGCTCGCGACCTTCCGCAACGTCACCATGAACATCGACACGCAGTCCGGTGCCGAGCGGATCCAGAGCTACCGCCAGAGCAACTTCCAGATGACCACCGGCGCGACGTTCTTCCTCAACCCGTATCCGGTGACCCAGTCGACGTTCGCGACCGGCGGGGTGCTGAACTACCCGCTCTACTCCAACCCGGACGTCGACGCGGCGCTCGCCGACGCGGTGACTACGACGGAGGAGAACCGGCGCAAGCGGGACTACGAGACCTTCCTCCAGCACTACGCCCACGACCTGCCGACGCTGCCGACGCAGGCCACCGAACTCGGGGTGCTCTTCACCGACAAGGTGACCGGGGTGCAGACTTTCGAGCTCGGCTGCACGCCGTTCTGGGACCAGATCGGCTACAAGCGGTGA
- a CDS encoding ABC transporter ATP-binding protein, whose amino-acid sequence MSADLLEIDDLGCSLPVRGEWRAVLDGVSLSVGAGRTIGIVGESGSGKSMLTRAVLGLAPPGARVTGSARLAGEDITSPGRHLQRRLLGTRMAVVFQDPMTALNPVVRIGRQLTEPMRFHLGLDRAAARARAVDLLVKVGIPDPDQKLRQYPHQLSGGMRQRVTIAAALSCDPEILFADEATTALDVTVQKQILDLLGEIQRERDMALVLISHDLGVIAGRTDDVFVMYGGRLVERAPTELFFTRHRHRYSAALVESIIRRDHPRHGEFRTIPGAPPLPGAVAGCPFGPRCLAVGDECRESTPPLRQDTGNSRQAHRCIHPVNGDLR is encoded by the coding sequence GTGAGTGCGGACCTGCTCGAGATCGACGACCTGGGCTGTTCGCTGCCGGTGCGCGGGGAATGGCGTGCGGTGCTCGACGGCGTCTCGCTGTCGGTGGGCGCCGGCCGGACCATCGGCATCGTGGGCGAGTCCGGCTCGGGGAAGTCGATGCTGACCCGTGCCGTGCTCGGGCTCGCCCCGCCAGGGGCACGGGTCACCGGGAGTGCACGGCTGGCGGGGGAGGACATCACCTCGCCGGGCCGCCACTTGCAGCGCCGCCTGCTCGGCACGCGGATGGCCGTGGTCTTTCAGGACCCGATGACCGCGCTGAACCCGGTGGTGCGCATCGGAAGGCAGCTGACCGAGCCGATGCGCTTCCACCTCGGTCTCGACCGCGCGGCGGCGCGGGCACGCGCGGTGGACCTGCTCGTCAAGGTCGGTATCCCCGACCCTGACCAGAAGTTGCGACAGTATCCGCACCAGCTGTCCGGCGGAATGCGCCAGCGGGTCACCATCGCGGCCGCGCTGTCCTGCGACCCCGAGATCCTGTTCGCCGACGAGGCCACCACCGCGCTCGACGTGACGGTGCAGAAGCAGATCCTCGACCTGCTGGGGGAAATCCAGCGGGAACGAGACATGGCGCTGGTGCTGATCAGCCACGACCTCGGTGTGATCGCCGGGCGCACCGACGACGTCTTCGTGATGTACGGCGGGCGGCTGGTGGAGCGTGCGCCGACCGAGCTGTTCTTCACCCGGCACCGGCATCGCTACAGCGCCGCGTTGGTCGAGTCGATCATCCGCCGCGATCACCCGCGGCACGGCGAGTTCCGCACCATCCCGGGTGCGCCTCCGCTGCCGGGCGCCGTTGCCGGCTGCCCGTTCGGCCCGCGCTGCCTCGCGGTCGGCGACGAATGCCGGGAGTCGACTCCGCCCCTGCGCCAGGACACCGGGAACTCCAGGCAGGCCCACCGCTGTATCCACCCCGTGAATGGTGACCTCAGATGA
- a CDS encoding ABC transporter ATP-binding protein has translation MTTVEHLRPGALLSAEHLVQRFKVLDGVLEAVSDVSFDVEEGETLGLVGESGCGKSSTGRAVLQLPRPTSGTVRFAGHDLTRAADAELRDVRARLQTIFQDPTSALNPRRRVRDIVGEGLVIRGVDRAEIGRRVDEALDRVGLDPATAGDRRPHEFSGGQCQRIAIARAMVLRPHLIICDEPVASLDVSVQGQVLNLLESMRADDGLSLVFISHDLHVVRAISDRVAVMYLGKIVEIGEVGSVLRRPRHHYTRTLLDALHEVDGSRSTVPTAEGHTGEVPSALRPPSGCRFRTRCAYAEAKCATEEPPLRRLGEDHFVACHFPETE, from the coding sequence ATGACGACCGTGGAACATCTTCGCCCGGGCGCGCTGCTGAGCGCCGAGCATCTCGTCCAGCGGTTCAAGGTCCTGGACGGCGTGCTCGAGGCTGTCAGCGACGTGAGCTTCGATGTCGAGGAGGGGGAGACGCTCGGGCTCGTCGGCGAGTCGGGATGCGGCAAGTCGTCCACCGGGCGGGCGGTGCTGCAGCTGCCGAGGCCGACGTCCGGCACCGTGCGGTTCGCGGGCCACGACCTGACGCGCGCCGCCGACGCCGAGCTGCGTGACGTGCGCGCTAGGCTCCAGACGATCTTCCAGGACCCGACGTCCGCGCTCAACCCGCGCCGGCGGGTGCGGGACATCGTCGGTGAGGGCCTGGTGATCCGCGGTGTCGATCGCGCCGAGATCGGGCGCCGCGTCGACGAGGCACTCGACCGAGTCGGTCTGGACCCCGCCACCGCCGGCGACCGGCGACCGCACGAATTCTCCGGCGGACAGTGCCAGCGCATCGCCATCGCGCGCGCGATGGTGCTGCGGCCGCACCTGATCATCTGTGACGAACCGGTCGCGTCGCTCGACGTCTCGGTTCAGGGGCAGGTGCTCAACCTCCTGGAAAGCATGCGCGCCGACGACGGGCTGTCGCTGGTCTTCATCTCGCACGACCTGCACGTGGTGCGCGCGATCAGCGACCGGGTCGCGGTGATGTACCTCGGCAAGATCGTGGAGATCGGCGAGGTCGGCTCCGTGCTGCGACGCCCACGCCACCACTACACCCGAACCCTGCTCGACGCACTGCACGAGGTGGACGGTTCGCGGTCCACCGTCCCGACTGCTGAAGGCCACACCGGCGAGGTTCCCTCGGCGCTGCGTCCGCCGTCCGGGTGCCGTTTCCGCACCCGCTGCGCGTACGCCGAAGCGAAATGCGCTACGGAGGAGCCGCCCCTGAGGCGGCTCGGTGAAGACCACTTCGTCGCTTGCCATTTCCCGGAAACCGAGTGA
- a CDS encoding CaiB/BaiF CoA-transferase family protein, with product MAGFRANDLVHLALGGPVMNCGYDPRPDGFYDLPPIAPAQWNSYLIAGEQLLIGILAAVLHQARTGEGQYVSCAVHEAVAKSTELDLMNWVMRRSPLNRQTCRHAAEKVSSVVTVAQTKDGRYLITVPMGAKNEAQIIDYLAAQGVASDLGDGAADTGKRDIPGSNAVGERTTRVLELVERYVRKHSYDNLPWLEMQEAGIVCSPIRRPHENALDPHWQSRGTFAEIEHPELGRSFTYAVSKWISTGPDFVAGRRAPLLGEDTEAVKASLITSDVPAMTRPRHAAPVPTLLSVHKKPMPLAGVRIFDFSWFLASAGGTRFLAALGAEVIKVEWKANPDTRMAAMAPEGGRAAREAAVGPLRGVTDPDMGGQFNNKNPGKRGLSLNVRHPEGLAIAKRLIAMSDIVAEGFSPGVLDRWGLGWDELRKIKPDIIYAQQSGMGTAGTYGRLRAVGPIAGALAGVTEMSGLPNPAMPAGWGYSYLDWIGAYSFSTAMLSALLYRERTGEGQWIDASQTESGIYIAGGAILEWSALGRGWSRSGNHSPQRSAAPHAIYRTAGDDRWIAIACTTDAEWQSLAALIDADWTAEFSTLAARLEHQETLDRRIEAWTRLQDGYALMTQLQSRGIPAGVCQTAGDRVEQDPQLAHLQWLTEVEGTKIGRWPLAEFPVKLASTPAHIGGSINRGAPCYGEDNEWVLGELLGMDKRRIAHLAEDGVI from the coding sequence ATGGCCGGCTTCCGCGCCAACGACCTCGTTCACCTGGCCCTCGGCGGCCCGGTGATGAACTGCGGGTATGACCCGCGACCCGACGGCTTTTACGACCTGCCGCCGATCGCCCCCGCGCAGTGGAACTCGTACCTGATCGCCGGCGAGCAGCTCCTGATCGGCATCCTCGCCGCGGTCTTGCACCAAGCCCGTACCGGTGAGGGTCAGTACGTCTCCTGCGCCGTGCACGAGGCGGTCGCCAAGAGCACCGAGCTCGACCTCATGAACTGGGTCATGCGGCGCAGCCCGCTGAACCGGCAGACCTGCCGGCACGCGGCCGAGAAGGTTTCCTCGGTCGTGACGGTCGCCCAGACCAAGGACGGCCGCTACCTGATCACCGTCCCCATGGGTGCCAAGAACGAGGCGCAGATCATCGACTACCTCGCCGCGCAGGGGGTGGCGAGTGATCTCGGTGATGGCGCCGCCGACACCGGCAAGCGGGACATCCCCGGCAGCAACGCCGTCGGCGAGCGCACCACGCGGGTTCTCGAGCTGGTCGAACGGTACGTCCGCAAGCACAGCTACGACAACCTTCCATGGCTGGAGATGCAGGAGGCCGGCATCGTCTGCTCGCCGATCCGGCGGCCGCACGAGAACGCGCTGGACCCGCACTGGCAGTCCCGCGGCACCTTCGCGGAAATCGAGCACCCGGAACTCGGCCGCTCGTTCACGTACGCGGTCAGCAAGTGGATCTCGACGGGCCCCGACTTCGTGGCCGGACGACGGGCGCCGCTGCTGGGCGAGGACACCGAGGCGGTCAAGGCCTCGCTGATCACATCCGATGTCCCGGCGATGACCAGACCGCGCCACGCCGCGCCCGTTCCGACCCTGCTGTCGGTACACAAGAAGCCGATGCCGCTGGCCGGTGTGCGGATCTTCGACTTCAGCTGGTTCCTCGCTTCCGCGGGCGGTACCCGCTTCCTCGCCGCGCTCGGCGCCGAGGTGATCAAAGTGGAGTGGAAGGCCAACCCCGACACTCGGATGGCCGCGATGGCGCCTGAGGGTGGACGCGCCGCCCGCGAGGCGGCAGTGGGACCCTTGCGCGGCGTGACCGACCCCGACATGGGCGGACAGTTCAACAACAAGAACCCCGGCAAGCGTGGGCTCTCGCTCAACGTGCGGCATCCCGAGGGGCTGGCGATCGCCAAGCGCCTCATCGCGATGTCGGACATCGTGGCCGAGGGCTTCTCCCCCGGTGTCCTGGACCGCTGGGGCCTGGGCTGGGACGAACTGCGGAAGATCAAGCCCGACATCATCTACGCGCAGCAGTCCGGAATGGGCACCGCCGGCACCTACGGACGGCTGCGCGCGGTCGGCCCGATCGCCGGCGCCCTCGCGGGAGTCACCGAGATGTCCGGCTTGCCGAACCCGGCCATGCCCGCCGGGTGGGGCTACTCCTACCTGGACTGGATCGGCGCGTACAGCTTCTCCACCGCGATGCTGTCGGCGCTTCTGTACCGGGAGCGCACCGGCGAGGGGCAATGGATCGACGCCTCGCAGACCGAGTCGGGCATCTACATCGCCGGCGGCGCGATCCTGGAGTGGTCCGCCCTCGGGCGCGGCTGGTCGCGCAGCGGCAACCATTCGCCGCAGCGTTCCGCCGCTCCGCACGCGATTTACCGCACCGCCGGCGACGATCGATGGATCGCGATCGCCTGCACCACGGACGCCGAATGGCAGTCGCTCGCCGCGCTCATCGATGCGGACTGGACTGCCGAGTTTTCGACACTCGCGGCTCGCCTGGAACACCAAGAAACGCTGGACCGCCGCATCGAGGCCTGGACCCGCCTGCAGGACGGGTACGCGCTGATGACGCAGCTGCAGTCCCGCGGCATTCCCGCCGGTGTCTGCCAGACCGCCGGCGACCGGGTCGAGCAGGACCCGCAGCTGGCCCACCTGCAGTGGCTCACCGAGGTCGAAGGCACCAAGATCGGCCGCTGGCCGCTCGCCGAGTTTCCGGTGAAGCTGGCCTCGACGCCGGCTCACATCGGCGGCTCCATCAACCGAGGCGCCCCCTGCTACGGCGAGGACAACGAGTGGGTGCTCGGTGAACTGCTCGGCATGGACAAGCGCCGGATCGCCCACCTCGCCGAGGACGGGGTCATCTAG
- a CDS encoding CoA transferase — MVTDTGVLQGLRVVEIADEQAAHAGLSLASLGASVVKVEPTAGSSTRRIGPFFGDTPDPERSIFFWQHNRGKQSIVLDPASAADVETLQELIARADVLLVSGWDYAVYSSLPGLDKDALLAANPRLVIARMTPFGDDGPWPASAPTTSFTWPSAAR, encoded by the coding sequence ATGGTGACGGACACTGGTGTGCTGCAAGGGCTTCGGGTCGTGGAGATCGCGGACGAACAGGCCGCGCACGCCGGCCTTTCGCTCGCGAGCCTGGGCGCCTCGGTCGTCAAGGTGGAGCCGACGGCCGGCAGTTCGACCCGACGGATCGGCCCGTTCTTCGGCGACACGCCTGATCCGGAAAGGTCGATCTTCTTCTGGCAGCACAACCGCGGCAAGCAGTCGATCGTGCTCGATCCGGCCTCGGCTGCCGACGTGGAGACACTGCAGGAGCTGATCGCACGGGCGGACGTCCTGCTGGTGTCGGGCTGGGACTACGCGGTGTACTCGTCGCTGCCCGGGCTCGACAAGGACGCACTGCTGGCCGCGAACCCGCGACTGGTGATCGCCCGGATGACGCCGTTCGGCGACGACGGGCCATGGCCGGCTTCCGCGCCAACGACCTCGTTCACCTGGCCCTCGGCGGCCCGGTGA
- a CDS encoding MmgE/PrpD family protein → MAAPVLDVERNTITRRISEYLFGLRYDDLSDGVAEIVKIFTLEAIGHMVLAHAQPVSRMLVGYARELGAKREAQIFGGGFKTSVAEAAYVNGSLAHADELESYGTVPGSGLVPPIVAGLTVGDYKNSSGRDYLTAVVAGIEMQGRLGMSGIGACDRGFMGISLVGPAAAAVTGGRLLGLDVDQLQNALGAALPLGNGSTRGCGSMAHVHEAGVPIRSGVFAAQMAGRGFTSCVDFLDGAHSWGVQYAGVDGARPYDEAKLLEGLGERFFVQTVGIAPKRYGSCGLTHQTIYGTIELMRENDIGPDDIAHVELIVPPWADRIAPYREPVSGEQAKFSIRQGVAGLLVGGIPELPYTDAFDDQAARDPRYVEARKRVTVTVTEGESVRGFADQTVKATLADGRVITKVVGSLEDTSYTLDERIAMFKNTAQRLGGSKADRIVDIVMDLENHTIGEIAALTS, encoded by the coding sequence ATGGCTGCCCCCGTTTTGGATGTCGAGCGGAACACCATCACCCGCCGGATCTCGGAGTACCTGTTCGGTCTCCGTTACGACGATCTCTCGGACGGCGTCGCGGAGATCGTCAAGATCTTCACCCTCGAAGCCATCGGTCACATGGTGCTCGCGCACGCCCAGCCGGTGAGCCGGATGCTGGTCGGGTATGCCCGCGAACTCGGGGCGAAGCGGGAGGCCCAGATCTTCGGGGGTGGCTTCAAAACCTCCGTCGCCGAGGCCGCGTATGTGAACGGATCGCTTGCCCATGCCGATGAGCTCGAGTCGTACGGCACGGTGCCGGGTTCCGGGCTCGTCCCGCCGATCGTCGCCGGTCTCACCGTCGGTGACTACAAGAACTCCTCCGGCCGCGACTACCTCACCGCGGTCGTCGCGGGCATCGAGATGCAGGGGCGTCTGGGCATGTCCGGCATCGGCGCCTGCGATCGCGGTTTCATGGGCATTTCGCTCGTCGGTCCCGCCGCCGCGGCCGTCACCGGCGGCCGCCTGCTCGGCCTCGATGTCGACCAGCTACAGAACGCTCTCGGCGCCGCGCTGCCGCTGGGCAACGGCAGCACCCGCGGCTGCGGCTCGATGGCACACGTGCACGAGGCGGGCGTTCCCATCCGCTCCGGGGTCTTCGCCGCGCAGATGGCCGGTCGTGGCTTCACCAGCTGCGTCGACTTCCTCGACGGCGCCCACTCGTGGGGCGTTCAGTATGCGGGCGTCGACGGCGCCCGGCCGTACGACGAGGCGAAGCTCCTCGAGGGCCTGGGCGAGCGGTTTTTCGTCCAGACCGTCGGAATCGCGCCGAAGCGTTATGGTTCCTGCGGCCTCACACACCAGACGATCTACGGAACCATCGAGCTGATGCGGGAGAACGACATCGGCCCGGATGACATCGCGCACGTCGAGCTGATCGTCCCGCCGTGGGCCGACCGCATCGCGCCGTACCGCGAGCCGGTCAGCGGGGAGCAGGCCAAGTTCAGCATTCGGCAGGGGGTCGCCGGTCTGCTGGTCGGTGGCATTCCCGAGCTGCCGTACACCGACGCGTTCGACGACCAGGCAGCCCGCGACCCCCGTTACGTCGAAGCTCGCAAGCGGGTCACCGTCACCGTCACCGAGGGCGAGAGCGTCCGCGGGTTCGCCGACCAGACGGTCAAGGCCACCTTGGCCGACGGTCGGGTGATCACCAAGGTGGTCGGCAGCCTCGAGGACACCAGCTACACGCTCGACGAGCGCATCGCGATGTTCAAGAACACCGCGCAACGACTGGGCGGCAGCAAGGCCGACCGGATCGTGGACATCGTGATGGACCTGGAGAACCACACGATCGGCGAGATCGCCGCCCTGACGAGCTGA